From a region of the Nitrospirota bacterium genome:
- the cas7c gene encoding type I-C CRISPR-associated protein Cas7/Csd2, which yields MSNPINNRYDFVLFFDVKDGNPNGDPDAGNLPRVDPETGHGLVTDVCLKRKVRNYVQLSNENKSGYDIFVKEKAILNKYIREGYEALGINLNEPPTDKKDGDKRKTKGGAQGSEVEKGRQYMCKTYYDVRTFGAVMSTGANAGQVRGPVQMTFARSVNQVVPLEHALTVCAARSEEKTIEEQIGIQGRKFTLPYGLYRCHGFVSASFAAQTGFSEDDLTLFWKGLLEMFEHDHSAARGQMATRKLIVFKHDSSLGSAPAHELFDKVKITPTDKPARDFSDYANNITIPTQADMPTGVILDVKL from the coding sequence ATGAGCAATCCAATCAATAACCGCTATGACTTTGTATTATTCTTTGACGTTAAGGATGGCAACCCCAACGGTGACCCTGATGCAGGCAACCTGCCGCGTGTTGATCCTGAAACAGGACATGGGCTTGTGACTGATGTGTGTTTGAAAAGGAAGGTAAGAAATTATGTGCAGCTTTCTAATGAGAACAAGAGTGGCTATGATATCTTTGTGAAAGAAAAAGCGATACTCAATAAATATATTAGAGAAGGATATGAAGCATTAGGAATTAACCTTAACGAACCGCCTACAGACAAAAAAGACGGAGACAAGCGTAAAACCAAAGGCGGCGCTCAAGGCAGCGAAGTCGAGAAAGGACGGCAGTATATGTGTAAGACATATTATGATGTAAGAACTTTTGGAGCCGTAATGAGCACAGGTGCGAATGCTGGACAAGTTAGAGGTCCGGTACAAATGACTTTTGCTCGATCAGTTAATCAGGTAGTTCCTCTTGAACATGCTCTGACTGTTTGCGCTGCTCGTTCTGAGGAAAAAACAATAGAAGAGCAAATTGGTATTCAAGGACGAAAGTTCACCTTGCCTTATGGTCTATATCGCTGTCATGGATTTGTTTCTGCTTCGTTTGCAGCTCAGACAGGATTTAGCGAAGATGATTTGACACTCTTTTGGAAAGGGCTTCTTGAAATGTTTGAGCATGACCATTCAGCGGCGCGCGGGCAGATGGCAACGCGCAAGCTCATTGTATTCAAGCATGACTCAAGCTTGGGCAGCGCCCCAGCGCATGAACTCTTTGACAAGGTTAAGATTACACCGACAGATAAACCTGCCCGTGATTTCAGCGACTATGCGAATAATATCACTATACCGACTCAGGCAGATATGCCGACGGGAGTAATATTAGACGTTAAACTTTAA
- a CDS encoding four helix bundle protein, which translates to MTNPKEHPQLIPPHGGYRELQSYKMSEIVYDATIVFCDRFINIRSRTHDQMVQAARSGKQNIAEGSMASGTSKKTELKLIGVARASLEELLLDYEDFLRQKGLPLWTKDNLKAGEVRKLCYQKDRSYETYKTYVEASPPETAANALICMIHQTNYLLDQQLRALEKDFLNEGGFTERLYSARTKARRIKK; encoded by the coding sequence ATGACTAACCCAAAAGAACACCCGCAACTCATCCCGCCGCATGGCGGGTATCGGGAGCTACAGTCTTACAAAATGTCGGAGATTGTTTATGACGCTACAATAGTATTTTGCGACCGCTTCATCAACATCCGCTCGCGCACTCATGACCAGATGGTGCAGGCGGCGCGGAGCGGCAAGCAGAATATCGCTGAAGGCAGTATGGCATCGGGTACTTCCAAGAAAACCGAGTTGAAGCTTATTGGAGTGGCGCGGGCGAGCCTTGAGGAGTTGCTGCTTGATTATGAGGATTTTCTGCGGCAGAAAGGGCTGCCTCTCTGGACAAAAGATAATCTGAAAGCTGGTGAAGTCAGAAAGCTTTGCTACCAGAAGGATAGGTCTTACGAGACTTATAAGACTTATGTTGAGGCTTCGCCGCCGGAAACGGCGGCTAATGCTCTCATCTGCATGATTCATCAGACAAACTACTTGCTTGATCAGCAGTTGAGGGCGCTTGAAAAAGATTTTTTGAATGAGGGCGGATTCACGGAGAGGCTTTATTCGGCGCGCACGAAAGCGCGCAGAATAAAGAAATAG
- the cas4 gene encoding CRISPR-associated protein Cas4, whose product MTYTTYNYAEDDLIQLSALQHLVFCERQCALIHIEQLWSENVLTAEGKIMHEKVDTANRESRGKIRIEYGVPMRSLRLGLIGKADVVEFHKKDDGSWQPFPVEYKRGKPKLDDCDKVQLCAQAICLEEMLNVEITEGALFYGQTRRREDVAFDKALRIETEETARKVHELIASGITPKAEYSAKCKKCSLLELCLPKVSRKASKYLLTAIEEE is encoded by the coding sequence ATGACTTATACGACTTATAATTACGCTGAAGACGATCTCATACAGCTTTCAGCCTTGCAGCATCTTGTCTTCTGCGAGCGGCAATGTGCATTAATCCACATTGAGCAACTGTGGTCTGAAAATGTACTGACCGCCGAAGGCAAAATCATGCATGAGAAAGTTGATACGGCAAACAGGGAATCAAGGGGTAAGATTCGCATTGAGTACGGTGTGCCGATGCGTTCTCTTCGACTCGGGTTAATCGGCAAGGCGGATGTGGTGGAGTTCCATAAAAAGGACGATGGGTCGTGGCAGCCTTTTCCTGTCGAATACAAACGCGGAAAGCCGAAGCTCGATGATTGCGATAAGGTTCAGCTTTGCGCTCAGGCTATATGCCTTGAAGAAATGCTCAATGTCGAAATCACCGAGGGCGCGCTATTTTACGGACAGACCCGGCGCAGGGAAGATGTTGCCTTTGATAAGGCTTTAAGAATCGAGACAGAAGAAACAGCGAGAAAGGTCCATGAGCTTATCGCATCGGGCATTACCCCGAAAGCCGAATATTCGGCAAAGTGCAAAAAATGTTCTTTGCTTGAATTGTGTTTGCCGAAGGTTAGCAGGAAGGCAAGTAAATATTTACTGACTGCGATTGAGGAGGAATGA
- a CDS encoding virulence RhuM family protein: protein MKKKKEPVSEKGELILYQTEDGKTRLEVRLQDETVWLTQKLMAELFQTTPQNITIHLKNIYKEGELDDSATCKDFLQVQSEGDRQVERKQQFYNLDAIISVGYRIKSHVATRFRQWATQRLREYIIKGFTMDDERLKEVNNIGSDYFDEMLERIRDIRSSEKRFYQKIRDIYKLAADYDPTAEETLEFFSIVQNKLHFAVSGKTAAEIISERADASKPNMGLTSWKGAKVRKGDVTIAKNYLNHNEIGHLNRIVEMYLNYAEDQAKRRRQVFMRDWREKLDAFLQFNERDILTNAGKVTNEIAERLALEQYEIFHSSRLSAEARNEALADDEELKKIEAAIERKKKRGRSR from the coding sequence ATGAAGAAAAAGAAAGAGCCTGTTTCTGAGAAAGGCGAACTTATTTTATATCAGACGGAGGACGGCAAAACCAGGCTTGAAGTCCGGCTGCAGGATGAGACTGTCTGGCTGACTCAGAAGCTTATGGCCGAGTTATTCCAGACAACTCCTCAAAATATTACCATCCACCTTAAAAACATTTATAAAGAAGGCGAATTGGATGACTCGGCAACTTGTAAGGATTTCTTACAAGTTCAAAGTGAAGGGGACAGACAGGTAGAGCGTAAGCAGCAATTTTACAATTTAGACGCAATTATTTCTGTGGGCTATAGGATCAAATCTCATGTTGCCACGCGCTTTCGTCAATGGGCTACTCAACGGCTTCGTGAATACATTATCAAAGGCTTCACAATGGACGATGAGCGGCTGAAAGAAGTCAATAATATCGGCTCGGATTACTTTGACGAGATGCTTGAACGCATCAGAGACATCCGGTCGAGCGAAAAGCGCTTTTATCAGAAGATACGGGACATCTATAAACTTGCGGCAGATTATGATCCGACTGCAGAAGAGACGCTCGAATTTTTCAGCATTGTCCAGAACAAGCTGCACTTTGCTGTTTCCGGTAAAACCGCGGCAGAGATAATTTCTGAACGGGCGGATGCCTCAAAGCCCAATATGGGATTGACGTCATGGAAAGGCGCAAAAGTCCGCAAAGGCGATGTGACCATTGCCAAGAATTACCTGAATCATAATGAAATCGGGCATCTCAACCGCATTGTTGAAATGTACCTGAATTATGCAGAAGACCAAGCCAAACGCCGCAGGCAGGTCTTCATGCGCGATTGGCGGGAAAAACTGGACGCTTTTCTACAGTTTAATGAGAGGGACATCCTTACTAATGCCGGCAAGGTAACCAATGAGATAGCTGAAAGGCTGGCGCTTGAGCAGTATGAAATTTTTCACAGTAGCCGGCTCTCAGCCGAGGCGCGAAATGAAGCCCTTGCCGACGATGAAGAACTGAAAAAGATAGAAGCAGCTATTGAAAGAAAGAAGAAACGGGGACGCAGCAGGTAA
- the cas1c gene encoding type I-C CRISPR-associated endonuclease Cas1 yields MGFCAENGVAVSLLTENGRFLAKVQGPVSGNVLLRREQYRKADDLATSADIAKSFLSGKLLNSRAVLQRFVRDHQNKPNADRVDSASKFIDSSLRRLQNKISLDEIRGIEGDSAHTYFSVFDHLITSQKEAFTFNERNRRPPLDNVNCLLSFLYTIVMHDMRSALETVGLDPAVGFLHRDRPGRYSLALDMMEEFRPFLADRLTLSLINLCQVQDKGFEKKENGAVLMDDETRKTVLVAYQKRKQDEILHPFLNEKVTIGLLFHTQALLMARYLRGDMDAYPPFVWK; encoded by the coding sequence ATGGGGTTTTGCGCTGAGAACGGTGTGGCTGTAAGCCTTCTCACAGAAAACGGGAGATTCCTTGCAAAGGTTCAGGGGCCTGTGTCCGGCAATGTCCTTCTGAGGCGTGAGCAGTACAGAAAAGCTGATGACCTTGCGACATCCGCCGATATTGCAAAATCTTTTCTCAGTGGAAAACTGCTGAACAGTAGAGCCGTGTTACAGCGTTTTGTGAGAGATCATCAGAACAAGCCAAATGCTGACAGGGTGGATTCTGCATCCAAATTTATTGATTCATCTTTGAGGCGATTGCAGAATAAAATATCTTTGGATGAGATAAGAGGCATTGAGGGTGATTCGGCTCATACCTACTTCAGCGTTTTTGATCATCTCATTACAAGCCAGAAAGAGGCGTTCACCTTTAACGAAAGAAACAGGAGGCCGCCGCTGGACAACGTGAATTGCCTCCTGTCATTTTTATACACGATTGTTATGCATGATATGCGTTCAGCGCTTGAAACCGTGGGGCTTGATCCTGCGGTAGGGTTTCTGCACAGAGACAGGCCGGGAAGGTATAGCCTTGCGCTGGATATGATGGAAGAATTCAGGCCGTTCCTTGCAGACCGGCTCACTCTTTCACTGATAAATCTTTGTCAGGTGCAGGACAAGGGTTTTGAAAAGAAAGAAAACGGGGCCGTATTGATGGATGACGAAACAAGGAAGACTGTTCTTGTTGCCTATCAGAAACGCAAGCAGGATGAGATATTGCATCCCTTTCTCAATGAAAAGGTGACGATAGGCCTGCTCTTTCACACGCAGGCACTGCTGATGGCGCGGTATCTGCGCGGCGACATGGATGCATATCCGCCGTTTGTGTGGAAGTGA